In a single window of the Centropristis striata isolate RG_2023a ecotype Rhode Island chromosome 18, C.striata_1.0, whole genome shotgun sequence genome:
- the LOC131991567 gene encoding galectin-3-like yields the protein MDVSNSQISTPHFDALCGNCPSGSAPQTNSLWPNLPQAGAGFPAWTGQSTQPAPCWTGQPNTPCWPGTQPAPVSVPAPVSFPTSAQALTPAPAAATTVAPTQVPGQAPGQPCQPCWSGTQYQPAQVPAQVPAQVPAQVSLPAPTPTPHPVPAPAPGSSVRLPGWPAHPGWPYNPGQSGWPGQTPTIMPPHWLPPTSGPLSVPYNLNLARGVYDKMMMTILGHVKPNAKMFTVNFLRGNDIAFHINPRFSEGGKQVLVRNHKLAERWGPEERDLKAPFPFALGSPFEMKILCTQEAFRVAVNNLPLFEFKHRIRELNQIDRINILHDVVLTCVNVETLP from the exons ATGGATGTAAGTAACTCTCAGATCTCTACACCG CATTTTGACGCTCTGTGTGGCAACTGCCCGTCTGGTTCTGCCCCACAGACCAACAGCCTTTGGCCAAATCTGCCGCAGGCTGGAGCTGGGTTCCCTGCATGGACGGGACAGTCCACCCAGCCTGCACCGTGCTGGACTGGCCAGCCTaacaccccctgctggcctggGACTCAGCCAGCTCCCGTCTCTGTCCCTGCTCCAGTTTCATTTCCAACATCAGCTCAAGCCTTAACACCAGCCCCTGCAGCTGCCACAACTGTAGCTCCAACTCAAGTTCCAGGGCAGGCTCCAGGGCAGCCCTGCCAGCCTTGCTGGTCAGGCACCCAGTACCAG CCTGCTCAAGTTCCTGCTCAAGTTCCTGCTCAAGTTCCTGCTCAAGTTTCACTTCCAGCTCCAACTCCTACTCCACACCCAGTCCCTGCACCAGCTCCTGGTTCCAGCGTCCGTCTGCCAGGCTGGCCTGCTCACCCTGGATGGCCTTATAACCCAGGACAGTCAGGATGGCCTGGACAGACCCCGACTATAATGCCTCCACACTGGCTTCCACCAACATCTGGCCCTCTC AGTGTGCCATACAACTTGAACCTGGCCCGAGGGGTCTACGACAAGATGATGATGACCATCTTGGGCCATGTCAAACCTAATGCTAAAAT GTTCACAGTGAACTTTCTGAGAGGCAACGACATTGCCTTTCACATCAACCCCCGCTTCAGTGAGGGGGGCAAACAGGTGTTGGTCCGTAACCACAAACTGGCTGAGCGCTGGGGCCCAGAGGAGAGAGACCTGAAAGCACCCTTCCCCTTCGCTCTTGGAAGCCCATTTGAG ATGAAGATCCTGTGCACTCAGGAGGCGTTCAGGGTGGCAGTGAACAACCTCCCGCTGTTCGAGTTCAAACACCGAATCAGAGAGCTCAACCAGATCGACAGAATCAACATCCTGCATGATGTCGTCCTCACCTGTGTCAATGTAGAGACACTGCCCTAG